One window of the Novipirellula caenicola genome contains the following:
- a CDS encoding beta strand repeat-containing protein, producing the protein MRKFFKSVRPLQKKRRSAAKARQLSLQSLENRRVLAATITSFTPTASGFTAELSEEVSTLNLSLYDTQGQAAGAADVTLTGATSGNVRGSLFVKDTTVTFIASGGALAPDTYSVTLRSAADAFTDLADGELLDGDNDGTAGGDYTNTFTVANSNSLTVGLPDIVRGPTQSIQVPAGGSGVELPAGLPIQLSNAEGVTSVTMTIEYDPALLDISDVQLGADAPTGSQVESNLTVPGIATISFFSVAPLTAAQTSLVDIIATVPEDAPYGETQAIRITSLDVNAGALTATADDAVQVVAFAGDVNRNQRYDAEDARLIARVGVGLDSGFVFSEPTSTSATNVLFPTIDPVLLGDVTGVDGLSPLDASDLLRRVVGLPTPNIPDLPDNQAPIDLSLSVSTVAEAQPIGTTVGTLTTNDPDISQSHTYALVSGTGSTDNASFTISGNQLITAEVFDKDVKDSYTIRVRTTDPEGRTFEKSLVINISEANVAPTAVAITNSSVAENTAVGTAVGTLSTTDANASDAHTYSIVSIDSVTTSNLFTISGNTLSVGASLDFETDASHTVVVRTTDQAGLSFDQTLTITVTNVNEAPTAITLSETTIAEDAAVGATVGTLSSSDVDASDTHSYTLVSGTGDTDNDSFTISGNTIVTATTLDFDTQSSYSIRVRSTDAGGLTVEETFTITVTPVTTNVAPTAIELSETSIDEDAAVGTTVGTLSSTDANAGDTHTYTLVSGTGDTDNTSFTISGNTIVTATTLDFDTQSSYSIRVRSTDAGGLTVEETFTITVTPVTTNVAPTAIELSETSIDEDAAVGTTVGTLSSTDANAGDTHTYTLVSGTGDTDNTSFTISGNTIVTATTLDFDTQSSYSIRVQSTDAGGLTVEETFTITVTPVTTNVAPTAIELSETSIDEDAAVGATVGTLSSIDANAGDTHTYALVSGTGDTDNTSFTISGNTIVTATTLNFDTQSSYSIRVQSTDSGGLTVEETFTITVTPVTTNVAPTAIELSETSIAEDAAVGATVGTLSSTDANAGDTHTYALVSGTGDTDNDSFTISGNTIVTATTLDFDTQSSYSIRVQSTDAGGLTVEETFTITVTEVITNVAPTAIELSETSIAEDAAVGATVGTLSSIDANAGDTHTYALVSGTGDTDNDSFTISGNTIVTATTLDFDTQSSYSIRVQSTDAGGLTVEETFTITVTEVITNVAPTAIELSETSIAEDAAVGATVGTLSSTDADAGDTHTYALVSGTGDTDNDSFTISGNTIVTATTFDFDTQSSYIIRVQSTDSGGLTVEETFTITVTPVTTNVAPTAIELSETSIAEDAAVGATVGTLSSTDANAGDTHTYALVSGTGDTDNDSFTIDGDAIVTATTFDFETQSSYSIRVQSTDAGGLTVEESLTITVTNVNEAPTAVAVSRTTIAEDQPADTEIGLLSSEDPDAGDTFTYSIVPQEGATSEPFKIVDGKLISNEVFDAAIQDLYAVRVRSEDAGGLSFEQVLEISISETNVAPTSVAIDNTTIPANAISGTSVGLLTTTDANTDDEHVYLLVSGEGSTDNASFTIEGNVLKTNVDLDSSSPTTFSVRVQSIDRYGLSTETILTLSLESTT; encoded by the coding sequence ATGCGCAAGTTCTTTAAATCAGTACGTCCTCTGCAGAAAAAACGTCGCAGTGCAGCCAAAGCAAGGCAGCTGAGCTTGCAATCGTTGGAAAATCGCCGCGTCTTGGCCGCGACGATCACCTCCTTTACCCCCACTGCCAGCGGTTTCACGGCGGAACTCAGCGAAGAAGTCAGCACGTTGAACTTGAGCTTGTATGACACCCAGGGGCAAGCGGCCGGCGCTGCCGACGTCACCTTGACCGGAGCGACCAGCGGTAATGTTCGCGGATCGCTGTTTGTCAAAGACACCACCGTGACGTTTATTGCCAGCGGCGGCGCCCTGGCTCCGGACACTTACTCGGTAACCCTACGAAGTGCGGCGGACGCGTTCACGGATCTTGCCGATGGTGAACTACTCGATGGTGACAATGATGGCACCGCCGGCGGCGATTACACCAATACATTTACGGTCGCCAACAGTAATTCGTTGACTGTCGGATTGCCTGATATTGTGCGTGGGCCAACGCAAAGCATCCAAGTCCCCGCCGGAGGAAGCGGCGTCGAACTGCCCGCCGGATTGCCAATCCAACTGAGCAATGCCGAAGGGGTCACTTCGGTGACAATGACGATCGAGTATGATCCGGCGCTGTTGGATATCAGCGATGTCCAACTCGGAGCCGACGCGCCGACAGGAAGCCAAGTCGAATCGAATTTGACCGTTCCGGGGATCGCCACCATCTCGTTCTTCTCGGTGGCACCGCTGACGGCGGCCCAAACGAGCTTGGTCGATATCATCGCAACCGTCCCGGAAGACGCTCCGTACGGTGAAACGCAAGCGATTCGCATCACTTCGTTGGATGTCAACGCCGGAGCACTGACGGCGACGGCGGATGACGCCGTCCAAGTCGTTGCCTTTGCTGGCGACGTTAATCGCAATCAACGCTATGACGCCGAAGACGCTCGCTTGATCGCCCGCGTCGGCGTGGGGCTCGATTCAGGTTTCGTTTTCTCGGAACCGACCAGCACCTCGGCAACCAATGTACTGTTTCCGACCATCGACCCCGTGTTACTTGGCGATGTCACCGGAGTGGACGGATTGAGCCCGCTTGATGCCAGCGATCTGCTGAGACGTGTGGTGGGATTGCCAACGCCTAACATCCCTGACCTGCCCGACAACCAAGCTCCGATCGATTTGTCGCTATCGGTCAGCACGGTGGCCGAAGCACAACCAATCGGCACCACCGTGGGGACGTTGACCACCAACGATCCCGACATCAGCCAATCCCACACCTACGCCTTGGTCAGCGGCACCGGCAGCACCGACAACGCGTCGTTCACCATCAGCGGCAACCAACTTATCACTGCGGAGGTGTTCGACAAAGATGTCAAAGACAGTTACACCATTCGCGTCAGAACCACTGACCCCGAAGGCCGCACGTTCGAGAAGTCCTTGGTGATCAACATCTCTGAAGCCAACGTGGCTCCGACCGCCGTCGCGATCACCAACAGTTCGGTTGCCGAAAACACCGCAGTGGGTACCGCGGTTGGCACGCTCAGCACGACCGACGCGAATGCCAGCGACGCGCACACCTACAGCATTGTTTCGATCGACTCGGTCACCACCAGCAACCTGTTTACCATTTCAGGTAACACGCTCAGCGTCGGTGCCTCGCTCGACTTTGAAACCGACGCCAGCCACACTGTGGTCGTTCGCACGACCGACCAAGCAGGTTTGTCGTTCGATCAAACGCTGACGATTACCGTCACCAATGTGAACGAAGCTCCCACCGCGATCACACTGAGCGAAACCACGATTGCCGAAGACGCTGCGGTCGGGGCCACCGTCGGCACGCTTTCCAGCAGCGACGTGGATGCCAGCGACACGCATAGCTACACCTTGGTCAGCGGCACGGGCGACACCGACAACGACTCGTTCACGATCAGCGGCAACACAATCGTGACCGCGACCACGCTCGATTTCGATACCCAATCGAGCTACAGCATCCGTGTCCGAAGCACTGACGCGGGCGGTTTGACCGTCGAAGAAACCTTCACGATCACCGTCACTCCTGTCACGACCAACGTCGCGCCGACGGCGATCGAACTGAGTGAAACGTCGATCGACGAAGACGCTGCGGTGGGAACCACCGTCGGCACGCTCTCGAGCACCGACGCGAACGCCGGTGACACGCACACCTACACTTTGGTCAGCGGCACCGGTGACACCGACAACACCTCATTCACGATCAGCGGAAACACGATCGTGACCGCGACCACGCTCGATTTTGATACCCAATCGAGCTACAGCATCCGTGTTCGAAGCACTGATGCGGGCGGTTTGACCGTCGAAGAAACCTTCACGATCACCGTCACTCCTGTCACGACCAACGTCGCGCCGACGGCGATCGAACTGAGTGAAACGTCGATCGACGAAGACGCTGCGGTGGGAACCACCGTCGGCACGCTCTCGAGCACCGACGCGAACGCAGGTGACACGCACACCTACACCTTGGTCAGCGGCACCGGTGACACCGACAACACCTCATTCACGATCAGCGGAAACACGATCGTGACCGCCACCACGCTCGATTTTGATACTCAATCGAGCTACAGCATCCGTGTTCAAAGCACCGATGCGGGCGGATTGACCGTCGAAGAAACCTTTACGATCACCGTCACTCCCGTCACAACCAATGTCGCGCCGACGGCGATCGAACTGAGCGAAACGTCGATCGACGAAGATGCTGCGGTGGGTGCCACTGTTGGAACGCTTTCAAGTATCGACGCGAACGCCGGCGACACGCACACCTACGCCTTGGTCAGCGGCACCGGCGACACCGATAACACCTCGTTCACGATCAGCGGCAACACAATCGTGACCGCCACCACGCTCAATTTTGATACTCAATCGAGCTACAGCATCCGTGTTCAAAGCACTGATTCGGGCGGATTGACCGTCGAAGAAACCTTTACGATCACCGTCACTCCTGTCACGACCAATGTCGCGCCGACGGCGATCGAACTGAGCGAAACGTCGATCGCCGAAGACGCTGCGGTGGGCGCCACCGTTGGCACGCTTTCGAGCACCGACGCGAACGCTGGTGACACGCACACCTACGCCTTGGTCAGCGGTACCGGCGATACCGACAACGACTCGTTCACGATCAGCGGCAACACGATCGTGACCGCGACCACGCTCGATTTTGATACTCAGTCGAGCTACAGCATTCGCGTTCAAAGCACTGATGCAGGCGGATTGACCGTCGAGGAAACCTTCACGATCACCGTCACCGAGGTGATAACCAATGTCGCACCGACGGCAATTGAACTGAGTGAAACGTCGATCGCCGAAGACGCTGCGGTGGGTGCCACTGTTGGCACGCTTTCGAGTATCGATGCGAACGCCGGCGACACGCACACCTACGCCTTGGTCAGCGGTACCGGCGATACCGACAACGACTCGTTCACGATCAGCGGCAACACGATCGTGACCGCGACCACGCTCGATTTCGATACTCAGTCAAGCTACAGCATCCGTGTTCAAAGCACTGATGCAGGCGGATTGACCGTCGAAGAAACCTTCACGATCACCGTCACCGAGGTGATAACCAACGTCGCACCGACGGCGATTGAACTGAGCGAAACGTCGATCGCTGAAGACGCTGCGGTGGGCGCCACCGTCGGAACACTTTCGAGCACCGACGCGGACGCTGGCGACACGCACACCTACGCCTTGGTCAGCGGTACCGGTGACACCGACAACGACTCGTTCACGATCAGCGGCAACACGATCGTGACCGCGACAACGTTCGATTTTGATACTCAATCGAGCTACATCATTCGTGTACAAAGCACCGATTCAGGTGGATTGACCGTCGAAGAAACGTTCACAATCACCGTGACTCCCGTCACGACCAATGTCGCACCGACGGCAATCGAACTGAGCGAAACGTCGATCGCCGAAGACGCTGCGGTGGGTGCCACCGTTGGAACGCTTTCGAGCACCGACGCGAACGCCGGCGACACGCACACCTACGCGTTGGTCAGCGGTACCGGTGACACCGACAACGACTCGTTCACGATTGATGGCGATGCGATTGTGACCGCAACGACGTTCGATTTTGAAACCCAATCCAGTTACAGCATCCGCGTGCAAAGCACCGATGCGGGTGGATTGACCGTCGAAGAATCCTTGACGATCACCGTCACCAACGTCAATGAAGCGCCCACTGCGGTCGCCGTATCACGCACGACGATTGCCGAAGACCAACCTGCGGACACCGAGATTGGACTTTTGAGCAGTGAAGATCCCGACGCGGGCGACACGTTCACCTACTCGATCGTACCGCAAGAGGGTGCGACGTCGGAACCGTTCAAGATCGTGGATGGCAAGCTGATTTCGAACGAAGTCTTTGATGCAGCGATCCAAGACTTGTATGCCGTGCGTGTTCGCAGCGAAGACGCAGGTGGACTCTCCTTCGAACAAGTGCTGGAGATCTCGATCAGCGAAACGAACGTGGCACCGACCTCGGTCGCGATCGACAACACCACGATCCCAGCCAATGCGATCTCAGGAACCTCCGTCGGCCTGCTAACGACGACCGATGCAAACACCGACGATGAGCACGTCTACTTGCTCGTCAGCGGAGAAGGCAGTACGGACAACGCATCGTTTACGATCGAGGGCAACGTGCTGAAGACCAACGTCGACCTCGATTCAAGTTCGCCGACAACGTTTAGCGTTCGCGTGCAGAGCATTGACCGATACGGACTTTCGACCGAGACGATCCTGACACTTTCACTCGAAAGCACGACATAA